The DNA window CTATGTTAAAAATCTTAAGAATGCAAGAGAGAAAAGCCTTGTGTATTAAGTGTTTGTCTAATGCTTCATATTTTTCTACTCCAAACGCTAGCACGTCAAATTGTCTATAGCGAGTAACTATCAATTGGCTCTTTGTAGAGATAGTAGAATTTTTATAAAATTGGTTAGGTAACGTGGCGATAGTCGGTACTAATAGTGTGTCTTCGAACTAACTACTAACTTTATTCTAAAAAATCCTTGAAAGTCAATTTCTAAAGCAACTCTAAAGAGTTTGATTTCCAGATTTAGTTGCTCGACGTCGTTTAAATAAACTAACAGGTAAACAATCACTTTGATTTCGATTTGCCGACGTTAGACCTAACTCTTTATATGCGATACCCAAGCAGCAATTATTTGGTAAGCTTTACTACCTGTACAACACAAAATAACAATGCACAGAAACATGACAAGTTACTATAGATAGATACACTAGCATATATTGTTTCCAAATTCACTTCAAAAATTTCTCATAGAAGAACAGATCTCCGAACTTATCAGGTACTAAGATACTGCACAAAAACTTCCTACGGACAAATAAGATGAAGTACTTGGTGACGCAGTTTCGGAAATGGTGGAACTTCCGCAGGAATAGTACTCAACGCTTTCCAAAAAGAAAAAAGCATTAAATAATCAACTAATGAACCAGGATTTTTCTATGATTATAAACAAATACAATCGGCCAGCACAACGTGTGTTCAAAATTCTTAACTCGCTCCTTTTAGTGCATTTCACTTCCCTTATCGCAGGGGAAAATTGTCTTTCATAGGTGCTTTATCACAGTGAAAGGCTCGGCATTAAGCTCCATGTAAGCTACGTGCCGTATCGCTTGGTAGAAACACCGGTCTGGTACACGATGGACCGATTAGCGAAAATTTATCTACTCTCGGCTTATCCCGTTTCAAGATCCCATCTACTTCAACAGCAAACAAAATTTCGTTATCCAGACGAAAGAGAATGTCGTCTTATCGACCGCCTGCTGGAAAAAAATACACTGTCACACGTGACTTTACTTACCGGCTAAGCACGTCACAATCGCGCTCACTGAATCGGCATCGTATCTTCTTTTTCACTGGCCTTGAAGAACATGAAATCCGGGTTGTCACCAGTCTGTGACGTTTCGGTCAAAGCAATCGCTACCATGTGTAAAACGCGCTGGGGCCATCTAATCCTTTTCTCCTAAATCAAACAACACTTCTATGTACTAAAGCTTCTCAGTCAAACGTATAAGACACAAGCATCTAGCTGTTTGAGATACCGATTATGTGTCTTTGTGAAGTTCTATTCGTAAATTGTCAATTCAAGTCGAACATGGCAAGAAATTCATGAATACCTCAAAGAACCTATTGTAATTCAATATTTTCCGGGGAACCTGGTGGAATACCAGTAGAAAGTCCAATGTCTCTTTTTAGGTCATGCGGCTGAAGTCAGTTCCTTTTGGATACGTGCGCCGAATACGACCGTTACTGTTCTCATTCGTGACACGCTGACCAGGAACACTCGGATTTGAGAAGTAAAACGGGATCTCCAACGCTTTCTCCACTTCGATCCAGCCGTGAAATTCCGTGCCTCGGTCGGCGGCAATGGATTTCACCACTTTTTTTGGCAGGTTTTTCAACATATGGATGATGGCCTGTGCGGTTTCACTTACCATTTTCGCAGCTAACTTATAGCTCCTCTCAAAACGGGTGGTACGTTCCGTCAATGTGAGAATCTGGCTCTTGTGCGACATGCCGATGACGGTGCCGATTTCCCAATGTCCCACTTGGCTTCGAGGCGCCAAACGTGCATGGATTTTTTTCAGACAAGGCAGCTTGCCTCGTGTTTCACCTCGTTATTCTTTAACTTTTTTGCGGATCAGTATCTTTTGGGACAGGTTGAACAAGCCGAGAGTCCCTTACCGGTAATGCTCGAAACACGGATGGGAAAAGATTTTTGATGCATTTTCCAGTACCGTCCGACGAGGCATTCTGGTGACCAGTCGAGCTTTAGTTTGGATAGGATATAATCGTCTTCTTGATTGACCGATCGTCTAGTTCAGGTCTGGCCTCGTAATCAGCCTGTGCCAACAGAGCGTCGCAAAGCTTACAGCGTTTCACTTCATAGTGGATGGTGCTTTTGCTTCGTTCTAGCTGTTTCGCTATATAGGACAGTGATTTTTCTTTCAGGCAATAACACTCGATTCGCACACCTTCCCGTAATATCATGTGGACATCGCTCTGGGGATACTCCTTTAGTTGATTCGCGTTAACTACGGTGTACCCACTTGAGTTATTTTTATTTTCTAAGTGTTTGACTGGCTACGACAATCTACAATTTTCTTTTAAAAAACTGTCCAAATACTAGCTTTATCGCTTATCGGCTTCCGACGCATGCTGTTGACCGACAACTTTATATGTGATTTGACTGCAAATCCTTATGGCATTTTTGCACGAGCACGTTGTATTCAATAGAACACCCCTCATGTATTGCTTAATCAAAGTGCATGAAGATTTAATTCATTATTTTCTTTACACAAAAAAAGCCGTTACCGGAATCGGTAACGACTTTTTTTCATGTGCCCAGCGACGTCTTACTCTCACAGGGGGAAACCCCCAACTACCATCAGCGCAAAAGAGCTTAACTGCCGTGTTCGGGATGGGAACGGGTGTGGCCTCTTTGCCATCATCACTGGACTATTTGGTTGAGTGTTTGTTCACTCAAAACTGGATAAACGACAGGTGAAACAAGCAAGTTTTTCGCATACAGTGTGTTGGTTAAGTCCTCGATCGATTAGTATTCGTCAGCTGCACGTATCGCTACGCTTCCACCTCGAACCTATCTACCTCATCGTCTTTGAGGGATCTTACTTGCTTGCGCAATGGGAAATCTCATCTTGAGGGGGGCTTCGTGCTTAGATGCTTTCAGCACTTATCCCGGCCACACATAGCTACCCAGCGATGCCCTTGGCAGAACAACTGGTACACCAGCGGTGTGTCCATCCCGGTCCTCTCGTACTAAGGACAGCTCCTCTCAAATTTCCTGCGCCCGCGACGGATAGGGACCGAACTGTCTCACGACGTTCTGAACCCAGCTCGCGTACCGCTTTAATGGGCGAACAGCCCAACCCTTGGGACCGACTACAGCCCCAGGATGCGATGAGCCGACATCGAGGTGCCAAACCTCCCCGTCGATGTGGACTCTTGGGGGAGATAAGCCTGTTATCCCCGGGGTAGCTTTTATCCGTTGAGCGATGGCCCTTCCATGCGGAACCACCGGATCACTAAGCCCGTCTTTCGACCCTGCTCGACCTGTACGTCTCGCAGTCAAGCTCCCTTCTGCCTTTACACTCTACGAATGATTTCCAACCATTCTGAGGGAACCTTTGGGCGCCTCCGTTACTCTTTAGGAGGCGACCGCCCCAGTCAAACTGCCCGCCTGACACTGTCTCCCAAGCCGATCAGGCTTGTGGGTTAGAATTTCAATACAACCAGGGTAGTATCCCACTGACGCCTCCTCCGAAGCTAGCGCTCCGGAATCTCAGGCTCCTACCTATCCTGTACAAGTTGCACCAAAATTCAATATCAGGCTACAGTAAAGCTCCACGGGGTCTTTCCGTCCTGTCGCGGGTAACCTGCATCTTCACAGGTACTATAATTTCACCGAGTCTCTCGTTGAGACAGTGCCCAGATCGTTACGCCTTTCGTGCGGGTCGGAACTTACCCGACAAGGAATTTCGCTACCTTAGGACCGTTATAGTTACGGCCGCCGTTTACTGGGGCTTCAATTCGCACCTTCGCTTGCGCTAAGCACTCCTCTTAACCTTCCAGCACCGGGCAGGCGTCAGCCCCTATACGTCACCTTACGGTTTTGCAGAGACCTGTGTTTTTGCTAAACAGTCGCCTGGGCCTATTCACTGCGGCTCTCTCGGGCTATTCACCCTACCAGAGCACCCCTTCTCCCGAAGTTACGGGGTCATTTTGCCGAGTTCCTTAACGAGAGTTCACTCGCTCACCTTAGAATTCTCTTCTCGCCTACCTGTGTCGGTTTGCGGTACGGGCACCTCCCGCCTCGCTAGAGGCTTTTCTTGGCAGTGTGAAATCAGGGACTCAAGGGTAAACCCTCTTGCCGTCACAGCTCAACGTATTAGAAATGGGATTTGCCTCATTTCACGCCTCACTGCTTGGACGTGCACAACCAACGGCACGCTCTCCTTATCCTTCTGCGTCCCCCCATTGCTCAAACGGCGGGGAGGTGGTACAGGAATATCAACCTGTTGTCCATCGTCTACGCCTATCGGCCTCGACTTAGGTCCCGACTAACCCTGAGCGGACGAGCCTTCCTCAGGAAACCTTAGGCATTCGGTGGACGGGATTCTCACCCGTCTTTCGTTACTCATACCGGCATTCTCACTTCTAAGCGCTCCACCAGTCCTTCCGGTCTGACTTCAACGCCCTTAGAACGCTCTCCTACCACGGATCTCTAACGAGATCCATCCACAGCTTCGGTAATCCGTTTAGCCCCGGTACATTTTCGGCGCAGTGTCACTCGACCAGTGAGCTATTACGCACTCTTTAAATGATGGCTGCTTCTAAGCCAACATCCTGGTTGTCTAAGCAACGCCACATCCTTTTCCACTTAACGGATATTTGGGGACCTTAGCTGGTGGTCTGGGCTGTTTCCCTCTTGACTACGGATCTTATCACTCGCAGTCTGACTCCCAAGCATAAATCACTGGCATTCGGAGTTTGTCTGAATTCGGTAACCCGGGATGGGCCCCTAGTCCAAACAGTGCTCTACCTCCAGGATTCTCAATCTTGAGGCTAGCCCTAAAGCTATTTCGGAGAGAACCAGCTATCTCCAGGTTCGATTGGAATTTCTCCGCTACCCACACCTCATCCCCGCACTTTTCAACGTGCGTGGGTTCGGGCCTCCAGTAAGTGTTACCTTACCTTCACCCTGGACATGGGTAGATCACCTGGTTTCGGGTCTACAACTGCATACTCTGTCGCCCTATTCAGACTCGCTTTCGCTGCGGCTCCGCCTTCTCAGCTTAACCTTGCATGCAATCGTAACTCGCCGGTTCATTCTACAAAAGGCACGCCATCACCCATTAACGGGCTTTGACTACTTGTAGGCACACGGTTTCAGGATCTATTTCACTCCCCTTCCGGGGTGCTTTTCACCTTTCCCTCACGGTACTGGTTCACTATCGGTCACTAGGAAGTATTTAGCCTTGGGAGATGGTCCTCCCAGATTCCGACGGAATTTCACGTGTTCCGCCGTACTCAGGATCCACTCTGGAGGGATAGGGTTTTCGGCTACGGGGCTGTTACCCGCTGCGGCGGACCGTTCCAGGTCGCTTCGCCTAATCCTATCTTTTGTAACTCCGTATAGAGTGTCCTACAACCCCAAGAGGCAAGCCTCTTGGTTTGGGCTGATCCCGTTTCGCTCGCCGCTACTCAGGGAATCGCATTTGCTTTCTCTTCCTCCAGGTACTTAGATGTTTCAGTTCCCTGGGTCTGCCTTCTCATGTGCTATAGATTCACACATGGATACTACCCGATTAAAGGCAGTGGGTTTCCCCATTCGGAAATCTCCGGATCACAGCTCACTTACAGCTCCCCGAAGCATATCGGTGTTAGTGCCGTCCTTCTTCGGCTCCTAGTGCCAAGGCATCCACCGTGCGCCCTTTCTAACTTAACCACTGGTTAATTAAAAAGTTGTGACGAAATCGTCACGCGTACTTGAATTACTTGCTTTGTTTCAATGTCGTTTTATCCAGTTTTCAAAGAACAAGAGTGAAAGTCACAAAAAAAGGCGTTGCCGCCTGAAGGTGAACCTTCAAAACTGAACGCAAAACGTCAACCCCGAGCCAAGCTCGGTTCCGAATTTATCCTTAGAAAGGAGGTGATCCAGCCGCACCTTCCGATACGGCTACCTTGTTACGACTTCACCCCAATCATCTGTCCCACCTTCGGCGGCTGGCTCCACAAGGGTTACCTCACCGACTTCGGGTGTTACAAACTCTCGTGGTGTGACGGGCGGTGTGTACAAGGCCCGGGAACGTATTCACCGTGGCATGCTGATCCACGATTACTAGCGATTCCGGCTTCATGCAGGCGAGTTGCAGCCTGCAATCCGAACTGAGAACGGTTTTCTGGGATTGGCTTGCCCTCGCGGGGTTGCAGCCCTTTGTACCGTCCATTGTAGCACGTGTGTAGCCCAGGTCATAAGGGGCATGATGATTTGACGTCATCCCCACCTTCCTCCGGTTTGTCACCGGCAGTCACCTTAGAGTGCCCAACTGAATGCTGGCAACTAAGATCAAGGGTTGCGCTCGTTGCGGGACTTAACCCAACATCTCACGACACGAGCTGACGACAACCATGCACCACCTGTCACCACTGTCCCCGAAGGGAAAAGCGTATCTCTACACCGGTCAGTGGGATGTCAAGACCTGGTAAGGTTCTTCGCGTTGCTTCGAATTAAACCACATGCTCCACCGCTTGTGCGGGCCCCCGTCAATTCCTTTGAGTTTCAGCCTTGCGGCCGTACTCCCCAGGCGGAGTGCTTAATGCGTTAGCTGCAGCACTAAGGGGCGGAAACCCCCTAACACTTAGCACTCATCGTTTACGGCGTGGACTACCAGGGTATCTAATCCTGTTTGCTCCCCACGCTTTCGCGCCTCAGCGTCAGTTACAGACCAGAAAGTCGCCTTCGCCACTGGTGTTCCTCCACATCTCTACGCATTTCACCGCTACACATGGAATTCCACTTTCCTCTTCTGCACTCAAGTTCCCCAGTTTCCAATGACCCTCCACGGTTGAGCCGTGGGCTTTCACATCGGACTTAAGGAACCGCCTGCGCGCGCTTTACGCCCAATAATTCCGGACAACGCTTGCCACCTACGTATTACCGCGGCTGCTGGCACGTAGTTAGCCGTGGCTTTCTGGTGAGGTACCGTCAAGGTACCAGTAGTTACTTGGTACTTGTTCTTCCCTCACAACAGAGTTTTACGATCCGAAAACCTTCGTCACTCACGCGGCGTTGCTCCGTCAGACTTTCGTCCATTGCGGAAGATTCCCTACTGCTGCCTCCCGTAGGAGTCTGGGCCGTGTCTCAGTCCCAGTGTGGCCGATCACCCTCTCAGGTCGGCTACGCATCGTCGCCTTGGTAGGCCATTACCCCACCAACTAGCTAATGCGCCGCGGGCCCATCCTGCAGTGACAGCCGAGACCGTCTTTCCGTGCAGCCTCAGGAGAGGCCGCAAACTATTCGGTATTAGCACCGGTTTCCCGGAGTTATCCCGATCTGCAGGGCAGGTTGCCCACGTGTTACTCACCCGTCCGCCGCTAAACCAGAAGGAGCAAGCTCCTCTGGTTCCGCTCGACTTGCATGTATTAGGCACGCCGCCAGCGTTCGTCCTGAGCCAGGATCAAACTCTCCATTATAGAGTAGTGTTGATTGCTCAATACTGCTGGCGTATCGCCGTCCGAAGACGCACGATTCGCTTTGATCTGCGTAATGCTGATCAGTAAGTTGTCGTCACGAACACCGAGAAGGAAAACAACTTTGCTCTGATTGCCATAAGGCAAACTTCGCAAAAGCCGTTCTCGCACCGAAGTGCTCGTGACGTCTTTCGTTGACGTTTTGCTGTTCAGTTTTCAAGGTTCAGTTTGCCGCGCTCATTGGCGACTCAATTAATATAACACGGTTCCATATATAGAGTCAACACTTTCATGAAGTTTTTTTCACAACTTTATTATAACAGAAAACTCTTAATAATTAGATTACGAAATTGTTACAAATTTGAAAGGAGATCCTCTCTTTACATTGAAGACTACTCCTTATATTTAAGGTATTCCCACTGTTGGTCGTCAATTGAAATTTTTCTGTAAATAAGTCCTGACAAGACTGCTCCATTCCCGTTTCATAAGTTCTAATTCTTTTTAGCGTACCCCAAAAAAAGAGAAGGTTTTCGAGTTCCTTCTATAATAGTATATTGAATACAACTTTTAATTTCGCTAATACAAAAAGCATTGCACTCAAGAGGTCTTGAACAATGACTTTTGAGTGCAACCTTTTTAACTGTAACAGAGTAAGTTGATGCCTATTGCGATGGACATTTTTTGTTGGCCCTGCCTAAGCCGATTGCACCGCCTTCACGATACACTGTTCTTGCAGGAGTCACCGTCTTTATTGTCGTCATCCCCCTGTGAATCTAAAAAATTCCACTTCTGCAAAGGACAAAGCCGCTCTTAAAGATGATACGAGGACGCAAAATTAACCGATAAAGTGTGTTCGTGCCTATCAAGGACAAGCGATCACTCCATAGAATTCACCTCTAGAACCTTCAAAAAGTACATCTCGAGTTTGAGATTGTGGGATTGGTCCACACTCTTCTATAAGCAGCTGGCATCCCTTAGCTACTTTCTGCATTCTCGGCGGCGATTCAAAAAAACAGACGGAGAAAAAGAGTTTCTTTTTCTCCGTCTGTTTTATGTTCGAGACTTATGGGATAGCCGCTTTATAATTACACCAAGAAAATGAAGTAAAGAACGAAAATCACAAACAACCCATACATGATTGGATGAACCTGCTTGCCTTTACCTGCTACGACCATTGTAATTGGATAGAAGATAAATCCAATCGCGATGCCTGTTGCAATACTATAACCAAGTGGCATAGCTATCATCGTTAAGAATGCCGGAACAGCGATTTCAAATTTCGTCCAATCTATTTTTCCTAAAGCTGAAACCATTAACACCCCAACAATGATCAAAGCTGGAGCTGTCACAGCACTAGTGATGACTTCGAGTACCGGATAGAAGAGAATCGAAATGAGGAACAGCAGTCCCGTGACTACGGCTGAAAATCCAGAGCGTGCTCCAGCTGCAACTCCTGCAGTCGACTCGATATAGGAAGTCGTTGTTGACGTTCCGAAGATTGCTCCACTGACTGTCGCAATTGAATCTGCCAATAATGCTTTGCTTGCTCTCGGGAGTTTGTTGTCTTTCATCAAACCTGCCTGATTAGCAACAGCTACTAGTGTTCCGGCTGTATCAAAAAAGTCGACGAATAAAAATGTTAATACGATAACAAGGAATTGAATATTCAACAATGAACCAAAATCGTTAACGATTGGATCAATCGCAACACCGAAAGTCGGTGCCATGCTCGGAACATTCAGATCAATAATCGCGCTTGGCAAATTAACTACACCAAAAATCATACCGACAACTGCTGCAATTAAAATCCCAAAAAAGATTCCGCCTTGAACACCACGGACCATGAAGATGACAGTAATAATTAAACCAAAAATAGCCAGTAGTGCTGAGCTATCTGATAGATCACCTAATCCGACTAAGGTAGCTGGATTATCGACGATAATATTAGCGTTTTGCAATCCGATAAAAGTTATATAAAGTCCGATTCCTGCTCCAACCGCATATTTTAATTCAGCAGGTATTGAGTTGATGATGAGTTCACGAAGACCCGTTAACGTAAGAAGAATAAAAATAAGACCTGAAAACAAAACTCCTGTTAAGGCCGTTTGCCATGGAATTCCGTAAGTCAGGATAACTGTGTAAGCAAAAAATGCATTTAACCCCATTCCTGGAGCAAGTGCGATTGGATATCTCGCCAGTATTCCCATCATTAAACATCCGACAGCTGCAGCTAGAGCGGTTGCCATAAATACAGCTCCGTAATTCATGCGTAGTGCATCATCAAAATCCGGAACCGATTCCAGCGTTAAAGTTAACGGATTGACGACTAAGATATAAGCCATCGCTAAAAATGTTGTTAAGCCGCCGATAATTTCCCGACGGTAATTTGTTCCCAGTTCTTCAAACTGAAAATACTTTTTCATATTGATTCCTCCGAATGCCTGTGCATAATTTCTACAAAAGAAAAACGCATACAGCAGTTTGCCGTATGCGTTCGATTTACCCCTTCAACAGAAATGAAGGGCATCCTACTCAACTAGGAGCGGATTAAAATCGTAGTCGAGTCATTTACGGTGACTCGGTAGAAACTTTCGGGCCATATTCCCGACATTATACGACAAGCTTATTTGATTTCTATCGTAATATATCATGTATAAAATCATTAAACAATACCAAACACGAACATTTATAAAGAATAAATGAAAAAAGTTCGTAAAAAAAGGTGTCAGCTAGTTTAGCTGACACCTCAAAAAATTATTCCCACTCAATTGTTGCAGGTGGCTTGCTCGTAATGTCATACAATACACGGTTAATGTGATCGACTTCATTGACTAAACGGACACTGATTTTCTCTAAAACATCCCAAGGAATGCGAGCCCAGTCAGATGTCATGCCGTCAATTGACGTTACTGCACGGATACCGATTGCGTAATCATATGTGCGGGCATCGCCCATTACACCTACACTGCGAAGGTCCGGCAGAACAGTGAAGTATTGCCAAATATCACGATCAAGACCCGCTTTTTTGATTTCATCACGCAAGATCCAGTCAGACTCGCGAACGATCTCCAACTTTTCTTCTGTAACTGCTCCCATAATACGTATTCCTAATCCTGGGCCTGGGAATGGCTGGCGCCAAACGATTTCGTCTGGCATACCAAGTTCAGCTCCAAGTACGCGCACTTCGTCTTTGAACAATGTGTTCAATGGCTCAATCAATTTAAACTGCATGTCATCTGGCAATCCGCCAACATTGTGGTGAGATTTAATGGTTTGTGCCGTTGTTGTGCCACTTTCAATAATGTCCGTGTAAAGCGTTCCTTGTGCAAGGAAATCCATACCTTCTAATTTTGAAGCTTCGTCATCGAATACATAGATAAATTCGTTGCCGATAATTTTACGTTTCTTCTCTGGATCTGTAACACCTTCAAGTTTGCTCATGAAACGATCGCGCGCGTCGATTTTGATCACGTTCATATTGAAACCATCAGCAAAAGTCTTCATGACACTTTCCGCTTCTCCTTTACGAAGAAGGCCATGGTCGACGAACATACAAGTCAACTGGTCGCCAATTGCTCTATGAATCAGTACAGCGACTACCGACGAATCTACTCCACCGCTAAGTGCACAAAGTACTTTTTTGTCGCCGACTTCTTCACGAATTTTTTCGATTTCCAACTCAATGTAGTTTTCCATCGACCAGTCATCCTTCATGCCACAAACATCATAGACGAATTTGCGAAGCAAATCGTTGCCATGCATTGTATGGCGGACTTCTGGGTGGAATTGAACGCCGTAGAATCCGCGACTTTCGTCAGCCATCGAGGCAATTGGGCAACTAGCACTTGTTCCAATAACATCAAAACCTGGAGGTGCAGCCGTAACTAAGTCACCATGGCTCATCCAAACAATTTGTTCTTCAGGAAGACCATTGAAAATTTTACTTTCCTTAGTCAGCTTTAATTCTGCTTTGCCGTACTCTCGGTTTTGCGCTTTTTCTACATTGCCCTTAAGGTGCAACGCCATTAATTGCATACCGTAGCAAATTCCTAAAATCGGTAAGCCCATTTCAAAAATAGCATCATCGATTGAAAATGCATTGTCGTCATAAACGGAGTTTGGTCCACCTGAGAAAATAATCCCTGTAGCATTCATGTCTTTGATTTCTTCAGCAGTAACTGTATGTGGATGAAGCTCGCTGTATACACCGATTTCGCGGATGCGACGAGTAATCAACTGATTGTATTGACTTCCAAAATCCAAAACGACGATTTTTTTCTGTTCTTTCAACATTGGACTAACTGGCAAAACCTTCACCTCTTCTATTTAATTTAGGTTTCAAAATAACAAAAGAACGCGAAAATTGGACCTCGCGTTCTTCTGCTCTACATCAAAAAGGCGAATGCACATGTCAAAAAGCATGCGTCATCCACCTTCATAGTCAAGTCATTTCCGGGGACTTGGTAGAGACATCCGATCCATATTACCGGACATATATGAGGGCACCTGTAATTTATAATTTAATCAATTGTACAAGTTAAAGCTTGTAAAATCAACCGCTTGTCCGATTGATTAAGTTTTCCCAACTTTCCCTCAACTCATGCCAGTCAATGGATTCACTATCATTGCCGTAAATCATCCGCTCATAGGCATCGGTTAATTCCGTCATTTCTTTCGTGCCGAAAAACGCATCGATATATGCTGCATAAGATTTTAATGTTTGTCCGGGTCTCTTATTAATGCCATACAATTCCAATTGCTTTAATAACCGCAGATAAGCCTTTTCAAAACGTTCGGGTCTATCTCCGCTCATTCGGTAATAAGCAACTAATAACTTTGGCATCCATTTATGACGGATTTTGAAAAGAATCGCTGCAAGTAGAACCGTCCCCACAATCATCCAGACAAGTTTCCACCGATTCATAGAAATAAAATCAGTCAATCGATCCCAAAAAGAAGGCCCAGAAACTACAGTGGTCTCTTCGGCTTCTGCGGTATCGGGTTTTTCAGCTAACGGTTGTTCTTGCTGACCAGGCTGTTCGGGGTCTGTTGCATCCAGCTCCAAGTCGAAGTCGATAGATGAAGATCCTGTAAACCCAATTGTTGGTTCGAACAACATCCAACCAACTCCTGGCATATAAGCTTCAACCCATGAATGTGCATTATTGTTTGTTACTTGATAAACGTTGGTGTCTCCTCCCGAGTTGATGAGTTCTCCTTCGTTAAATCCTTTGACCCAACGAGCTGGAATATCAAGAGAACGGAGCATTACCACCATCGAGGTTGAAAAATTATCGCAATATCCTCTTTTTGTTTCAAATAAAAATTGATCTACATAGTCTTGGTTCGCTTCAGGAACCGGAATGTCTGTTTGACTGTATTCAAATCCAGCAGTACTGAAATATCGTTCTATGGCACGTGCTTGATCATAAACTGATTCAGTACCGCCTGTAATTTCAACAGCTAAATCTCGGACACGTTCCGGCAACTCGTCCGGCAATTGCAAAAACCGGTCGAACTCGATAGGCAATTCAGCTAAGTCGACTTGGCTTGTCTCCCTCAATGCCGTCAAACTAAAATTCGGTTCGTTAAAGGATACTTCGTATGCCTTAGGTTCGAATTCTTCACCGTTTCGGTAAGTCTCAAAACGTTGATCTGCTGTACTGTATTGATAGTCCGGTGACTCTTCCATTGAAAAAGATTTTGTTCCATAGGGATATAGTACAAACGGAAACTCTTGCTCCATCGCCAATTGAGCTGATTCGAGCTCTTCTGCGGGAACAAAATCAGTATCAACCGTATCGCTGTTTCCATAAACAACAGATTCCCCTACATTTCCTGTCAATTCCCATCCCTTTGTTGTATATGTGTCTTTCGATTCGACTTTCCAATATTGACCTTCTGACACTTCGGCACGAAAAACAGCGGTATCGTCTCC is part of the Planococcus kocurii genome and encodes:
- a CDS encoding helix-turn-helix domain-containing protein; protein product: MILREGVRIECYCLKEKSLSYIAKQLERSKSTIHYEVKRCKLCDALLAQADYEARPELDDRSIKKTIISYPN
- the guaA gene encoding glutamine-hydrolyzing GMP synthase, producing MLKEQKKIVVLDFGSQYNQLITRRIREIGVYSELHPHTVTAEEIKDMNATGIIFSGGPNSVYDDNAFSIDDAIFEMGLPILGICYGMQLMALHLKGNVEKAQNREYGKAELKLTKESKIFNGLPEEQIVWMSHGDLVTAAPPGFDVIGTSASCPIASMADESRGFYGVQFHPEVRHTMHGNDLLRKFVYDVCGMKDDWSMENYIELEIEKIREEVGDKKVLCALSGGVDSSVVAVLIHRAIGDQLTCMFVDHGLLRKGEAESVMKTFADGFNMNVIKIDARDRFMSKLEGVTDPEKKRKIIGNEFIYVFDDEASKLEGMDFLAQGTLYTDIIESGTTTAQTIKSHHNVGGLPDDMQFKLIEPLNTLFKDEVRVLGAELGMPDEIVWRQPFPGPGLGIRIMGAVTEEKLEIVRESDWILRDEIKKAGLDRDIWQYFTVLPDLRSVGVMGDARTYDYAIGIRAVTSIDGMTSDWARIPWDVLEKISVRLVNEVDHINRVLYDITSKPPATIEWE
- a CDS encoding NCS2 family permease; amino-acid sequence: MKKYFQFEELGTNYRREIIGGLTTFLAMAYILVVNPLTLTLESVPDFDDALRMNYGAVFMATALAAAVGCLMMGILARYPIALAPGMGLNAFFAYTVILTYGIPWQTALTGVLFSGLIFILLTLTGLRELIINSIPAELKYAVGAGIGLYITFIGLQNANIIVDNPATLVGLGDLSDSSALLAIFGLIITVIFMVRGVQGGIFFGILIAAVVGMIFGVVNLPSAIIDLNVPSMAPTFGVAIDPIVNDFGSLLNIQFLVIVLTFLFVDFFDTAGTLVAVANQAGLMKDNKLPRASKALLADSIATVSGAIFGTSTTTSYIESTAGVAAGARSGFSAVVTGLLFLISILFYPVLEVITSAVTAPALIIVGVLMVSALGKIDWTKFEIAVPAFLTMIAMPLGYSIATGIAIGFIFYPITMVVAGKGKQVHPIMYGLFVIFVLYFIFLV
- a CDS encoding transglutaminase domain-containing protein, with the translated sequence MTSIRNNKVFMAILYVLVFLMLAEWLTPVIVLTETGHKALFLIFIAVGLLMAFLRVPWWFSGPIKLLYILWFIVYVYTGHVFFTADAIAFLQTDVGLNFSALTSQNWEQTTDVFRTVLFFVLLWMAIYLIHYWVSFRLSIFLFYLLTVIFIAVLDTFSPYSGETAIVRIMVIGLLLAGLLYLVRWMEGHRILERTDKMALFAVPLVLLVAASTALALYLPKADPVWPDPVPFLTTFSGQGGAGSGGTIGRIGYGVDDSRLGGSFVGDDTAVFRAEVSEGQYWKVESKDTYTTKGWELTGNVGESVVYGNSDTVDTDFVPAEELESAQLAMEQEFPFVLYPYGTKSFSMEESPDYQYSTADQRFETYRNGEEFEPKAYEVSFNEPNFSLTALRETSQVDLAELPIEFDRFLQLPDELPERVRDLAVEITGGTESVYDQARAIERYFSTAGFEYSQTDIPVPEANQDYVDQFLFETKRGYCDNFSTSMVVMLRSLDIPARWVKGFNEGELINSGGDTNVYQVTNNNAHSWVEAYMPGVGWMLFEPTIGFTGSSSIDFDLELDATDPEQPGQQEQPLAEKPDTAEAEETTVVSGPSFWDRLTDFISMNRWKLVWMIVGTVLLAAILFKIRHKWMPKLLVAYYRMSGDRPERFEKAYLRLLKQLELYGINKRPGQTLKSYAAYIDAFFGTKEMTELTDAYERMIYGNDSESIDWHELRESWENLINRTSG